Within Aspergillus oryzae RIB40 DNA, chromosome 2, the genomic segment TTCAGTTGGTTCGAGTCTGGCGTTGAAGCCGTGGTCGAGGTTATTTGGCATGAGGCAACGCAGGCATGGCACTTCATCGCGACGATCGCCGGAGATATCTATCGTGCCATTCTAGACACTGtggaggctgttgttgctgcaGTCGAGTGGATTTTCAATGCCATCAAGACGGCAATCAAGGCGATCATTCAATTCATAGAGTTCTTGTTTGAATGGGACGACATCAAACGGACCAAGAATGTGCTGTACAATATTTCGAAACAGTTCTTTCAGCACCAGATTGACAGCATTGGGGATGCCAAGAGTACCTTTAACAACAAAATCGAATATGTGGAGGCATCCCTCAACGAATGGGCTGACGTCGACTGGTCACCTCTTGGGGATACCGTCAGCAAGCCTGCGTcgagcagcagcaagagcaACTCCAAGAACCAAACATCTGGATCCCAGCTGCTGGCTCATCATTACAAGAACAATGCCAACAGTGTCAGTGTCGTCGCCGACTCGCCGTTTTTAGGAGATATCAATAAAGACCCGGTTCAGAAAGCGCTTGACGATCTACACAGCGCCCTGtccaaagaagataaagtGATTTCCGGCTTTCGCGACCAGATTGGAGAAGTGGCCAAGCAATTCGCGACGATGACTGTTGAGGatgccatcaagaagatcgtggCTATCTTAGTCGATGGGATTCTTGCCAgtgtggaggtggtggtCGATGCCCTCCTGGATCTACTCCAGGATCTGGCTACAGCAGTAGTGGGTATGGTGGACGCCAAGCTGCATATCCCCATAATATCCGATATTCTGAATGCCATCGGTATTCCAGATATCTCCTTCCTAGACCTTTTTACCTGGGTTGCTGCTGTCTGCTACACTGTCGTATATAAGATCGCAAAGGGAGAGCCTCCTTTCCCGGACAACAAGGATGTACAGTCCGTGATCGATGCCGGGAGCTGGAATGATCTAATTGACACGTTGCATCCTCCAGCATCGTTCTCAGTCGCTTCCAGAACCGTCTATGACATGCCCGTCTCGCGCCTTGCCTCTGCGTCGGCTACTTCTACCCCAAGCCAGCCAACCGTCCTACAGGACGCTATTTTCATCGCCGGACACTCCGTGAGTGGAATCTGCGGGGTCATTGGTGCATTTGTAAACGCTGTAGAAGCCGAGTCTCCCACTGGAGACAACCCGATGTCCACACCATCAGCCATTCTTGGGTTCATTGGGGCAGCATCCCAAGGAGTGGCAGATATAGTGTCGCCCAGGGATCCACTTCAGGAACCTATTTTCAGTGCGCTTAGCACTGCCACTAGTGTCACGACTGTAGTCTCCAAAGTTGTGTTCAGTAGCTATggccagaagaagctggccaAATTGGGATTACCCACAGCCAAAGACCCACGCGGTATGGGTGCGGGGATCAATGTTTTACTGGTCGGTGTTGGTGCTGCCGCAACAATCAAACATTTTGTCGAGCTTGCTAAAGATCCCGCTGGAAAAGACCGGTCAGCTGCGATTATCGGAGAAGTATCAAATCTGACTTCTTATATCAGCCGGATCTCGTATGCATTGGCCGTGAATGATATCGAGGAAGACACGCGGCAGGTAGTCATTGCGGTTATGACTGTGAGCAATCTCATTACAGCCGGTCTCCAGATAGCAGAGGCTATTGTGGATTAGGAGTGATTCTATTCCAGACTTAGCCATACAGTAGTCCAATCTTTATGCAATTTTGCTTTCCCGGTAACTGTCCCAAAGAAAATTATGGAAATATATCCGTAGAAGTTCAACTAGAATACTAATCGGAGGaagcgaagaggaaaggaagagaaaagggcaGCAGGTCACTATAATATGTCACACAACAAATCCTGGAGATGAGTTATTTCCGCTAGTAATTGCTATCCCTAGGTATAACTGAATTATGGACCTCTGGTGGTCCTAACTAGAGTTGGTCGGGTTGGGCCGCTTGAGCCCATGGCGAATTCTGGCGAAGTCTACTTGAGCCCATGAGCATAACCTATTTATTACTCAATACTAGTGATACCTTTATCGGGTAGATTTATATCTTCGTTCACAGTTCTCTATCAGAGGGACCCGGATGGCTTGAACAATAGGATTTGCTAACATCCTTTGCTGCGGTAGGAAATGCTCCGTCAACACAACCCCCGACGCAGCGAACTCTTGATAAATTAGATTTTTCAACTGTGAAAGATGTAGCAAAGCCACCTCTGGGCTGGCAGACAGTACTTAGACTATACTTCTCTGTAGTAGCTGGCTAAATATCACCATACCAGAAGGCTCTCTCAAGGCGCACTCTAATATGATGGGAACAATCTTCTTAAAATTATTTTCGCGAAGGAGTTAAGGGACATTGGACTGGAAACATCCTATTTTTACCTACTCTAAGTCAGAAGAGTCAAAAGATAAGGCTTAGAGCAATATATTACCAGAATACTTGTCAGAGCTTTATAGGGCAAGAAGATACCGGCTTTAATAAGCACAGATCTAGCGTTAGTTATAGCATATTTCAGATCTTCAGAAGATACGCATCCTATTCTAAGAATGACGAGATTCATATTATCTAGCAAGATGGAGAAGTCCACTGCAGGCCTGGTCACGTCTGCAATGCTCGTATACAGgtttgagaagttggaggcCACTTCTCGAGCCGTGAGGAGTGCCATGGTGTCATTGACCATGAAGTGGTATTCTGTATTCCTTTTTATAGTAGACAGATCACTATCGAGAAGGTCTAGCCTGATGCTTTCACTGAATGGAAGCGTGCTGAATTCGATAACTCGGACTCCATTCAGCGTCCGGCGGAGAACGTCTGGGCATAGGTCTGCTGCAAAGTCTATTTTCATTGTATCGTTTAAAAGGCCCAAGGATAATGGATCGCTGTCATTTAGGTATAGGGTTGTACATTCTATTCAAGGATTGTTGTAGGTCTGCGCAGACCCGACGTCATTTACTCATTTGCGGATTCTTTGGACTGTCCAATCATACCTTCTATATCACATAATTCCTTTCGCTGGTAGAATTATATTTTCCAATCATAGCTATTATATCACATCCTTGTATATAACGAGCCGTGAGGCCCCAACAGTGAGAGGGAGTGCCTATTTACCTATCATCAAGGCTCTTTCGAACGAAATGAGGATGACCAGCTTATCCCGATATGATGGGATTCGATAAAGGGTCGCTTTGGTGACAGGACTTGCAAACTGGCACCAGGTAGCAAATCAGACTTTGCTAGAATCTTCACAAGCCATTTCCGAAGGCTTCGTCTCTTCATCCACCGACTCCTTGCGATAGGCTTCAGAAACAGACATCCTACGGAGCTCAGAACGGTAATTAGCGCTCCTCCAGGCCTTTGACACACTTTCATAAAGCTCATTGACCTGTTCAAGGGACAGGCCCTTGGTCTCATAGATCATGGTAAATGTGAAGACGAACGCAATCCAGCAGAAGCTACCCCAAATCCAGAA encodes:
- a CDS encoding uncharacterized protein (predicted protein), coding for MIHQGVLTLFGKNGSDQVYCLSCHIENVTDQRAWNVPVPIANGVEQISAYVNRADGGNTIFTSGGGKLGKITQDINSLWKPQNLKLAPASTTEKALVFKSYTTFIHVMDENDLAASGATLKVSTASRTPVYINGLYYVLGQSPIEVEADSTGSMTVIEETPNINGATLIVSTDGGVTTTAINPMEKSFEKLGKLNSKDSLRDASFPSKTCGGGVVGTPKKSPLVESSTKDSDLDKVAANMEGLNKAYAHVKTTKPAGQKLHGNLRATSSGDFGDNILIGIGDLFSWFESGVEAVVEVIWHEATQAWHFIATIAGDIYRAILDTVEAVVAAVEWIFNAIKTAIKAIIQFIEFLFEWDDIKRTKNVLYNISKQFFQHQIDSIGDAKSTFNNKIEYVEASLNEWADVDWSPLGDTVSKPASSSSKSNSKNQTSGSQLLAHHYKNNANSVSVVADSPFLGDINKDPVQKALDDLHSALSKEDKVISGFRDQIGEVAKQFATMTVEDAIKKIVAILVDGILASVEVVVDALLDLLQDLATAVVGMVDAKLHIPIISDILNAIGIPDISFLDLFTWVAAVCYTVVYKIAKGEPPFPDNKDVQSVIDAGSWNDLIDTLHPPASFSVASRTVYDMPVSRLASASATSTPSQPTVLQDAIFIAGHSVSGICGVIGAFVNAVEAESPTGDNPMSTPSAILGFIGAASQGVADIVSPRDPLQEPIFSALSTATSVTTVVSKVVFSSYGQKKLAKLGLPTAKDPRGMGAGINVLLVGVGAAATIKHFVELAKDPAGKDRSAAIIGEVSNLTSYISRISYALAVNDIEEDTRQVVIAVMTVSNLITAGLQIAEAIVD